From Candidatus Binatia bacterium, a single genomic window includes:
- a CDS encoding VacJ family lipoprotein: protein MSPLARLVANGGLAALLCCALGFPSTPSAHAQATAPDAAATAAAARDVSSEPSGSVDDPWEPFNRTMFDFNEDLDHYVLKPVATGWDYVMPRPVQRGVDNFFDNLKFPARFVNDLLQGQIDPAAITLCRFAVNTTVGIGGIFDWATDMGLPKHTSDFGQTLGIWGVPSGPYLVWPVFGPSSPRDTVGLVADSYLDIATIFGDIFTLAGARVIQTVNTRSLLLEDVDAARRASLDFYIAVRSAYTQRRERLIRGESESGTAIDDDDLYFPEDTDEEVLP from the coding sequence ATGAGCCCGCTCGCGCGACTCGTTGCGAACGGCGGCCTCGCAGCCCTGCTCTGCTGCGCGCTCGGCTTTCCCTCGACGCCGTCCGCGCACGCGCAGGCGACGGCGCCCGACGCAGCCGCGACCGCCGCTGCGGCGCGCGACGTGTCGAGCGAGCCGAGCGGCTCGGTCGACGATCCGTGGGAGCCGTTCAACCGCACCATGTTCGACTTCAACGAGGACCTCGACCACTACGTCCTCAAGCCCGTCGCGACCGGCTGGGACTACGTCATGCCGCGCCCGGTGCAGCGCGGCGTCGACAACTTCTTCGACAACCTCAAATTTCCCGCGCGGTTCGTGAACGACCTCCTGCAAGGTCAGATCGACCCGGCCGCGATCACGCTGTGCCGCTTCGCGGTCAACACGACCGTCGGCATCGGCGGCATCTTCGACTGGGCGACCGACATGGGGCTGCCGAAGCACACCTCCGACTTCGGTCAGACGCTCGGGATCTGGGGCGTGCCCTCGGGACCCTACCTCGTGTGGCCGGTGTTCGGCCCGTCGAGCCCGCGCGACACGGTCGGGCTGGTCGCGGACTCGTACCTCGACATCGCGACCATCTTCGGTGACATCTTCACGCTGGCGGGTGCGCGCGTCATCCAGACGGTCAACACGCGCTCGCTGCTGCTCGAGGACGTCGACGCCGCGCGCCGCGCGTCGCTCGACTTCTACATCGCCGTGCGCAGCGCCTACACGCAGCGCCGCGAAAGGCTGATCCGCGGGGAGTCGGAAAGCGGGACTGCCATCGACGACGACGATCTCTACTTCCCGGAGGATACGGACGAAGAGGTGCTTCCGTGA
- the mlaD gene encoding outer membrane lipid asymmetry maintenance protein MlaD: MSRSPARDLVAGLFVLVGLVAIATLAFRVAANPLLNNGGLRLYANFDQTGGLKPRAPVEIAGVKVGQVAEITLNYDYRARVALDVRPDLELPIDTSASIVTAGVLGDRYVSLQVGGDDQILQNGDEITFTESAVILERLIGKMVHNAGVDGGGSGGASGSGGAAGGDGGAAGDAER; this comes from the coding sequence ATGAGCCGTTCACCTGCGCGCGATCTGGTCGCAGGGCTCTTCGTGCTGGTTGGGCTCGTAGCGATCGCAACCCTCGCCTTCCGCGTCGCCGCCAACCCGCTGCTGAACAACGGCGGCCTGCGCCTCTACGCGAACTTCGACCAGACGGGCGGTCTCAAGCCGCGCGCGCCGGTCGAGATCGCCGGCGTCAAGGTCGGCCAGGTCGCCGAGATCACGCTCAACTACGACTACCGCGCGCGTGTCGCGCTCGACGTCCGGCCGGATCTGGAGCTGCCGATCGACACCAGCGCGTCGATCGTGACCGCCGGCGTGCTCGGCGACCGCTACGTCTCGTTGCAGGTCGGCGGCGACGACCAGATCCTGCAGAACGGAGACGAGATCACCTTCACGGAATCGGCGGTGATCCTCGAGCGGCTGATCGGCAAGATGGTGCACAACGCCGGCGTCGATGGCGGCGGCTCGGGCGGCGCTTCGGGAAGCGGTGGCGCTGCAGGCGGAGACGGGGGCGCCGCCGGGGACGCGGAGCGATGA
- a CDS encoding enoyl-CoA hydratase, whose product MDALAPQRDEGPVVVHEPGPIARLILNRPRRRNALSHELLEALLAALDRCASDPQTRVVVLAGNGPAFSAGHDLQELQAATSAEIERLFALCSRVMLRLHEIPQPVIARVHGIATAAGCQLVAACDLAIAADVATFATPGVSIGLFCSTPAVPVVRAVGRKRALEMLFTGAPIDAQTALDWGLVNRVVPLQELDAEIARFAARIVAASPETIALGKRAFYRQLALPEDDAYALAGAAMCENAALEDAREGIRAFLEKRRPVWGRKG is encoded by the coding sequence GTGGACGCTCTCGCGCCGCAGCGTGACGAAGGCCCGGTCGTCGTTCACGAGCCGGGGCCGATCGCCCGGCTGATCCTCAACCGACCGCGGCGGCGCAACGCGCTGTCGCACGAGCTGCTCGAGGCGCTGCTCGCGGCCCTCGACCGCTGCGCTTCGGACCCGCAGACGCGCGTCGTGGTCCTGGCGGGCAACGGTCCGGCGTTCAGCGCCGGGCACGACCTCCAGGAGCTTCAGGCGGCGACGTCGGCCGAGATCGAGCGGCTGTTCGCGCTGTGCTCGCGGGTGATGCTCCGGCTGCACGAGATCCCGCAGCCGGTCATCGCTCGCGTGCACGGCATCGCGACCGCCGCCGGCTGCCAGCTCGTCGCCGCCTGCGACCTCGCGATCGCAGCCGACGTCGCGACCTTCGCGACCCCGGGCGTCTCGATCGGGCTCTTCTGCTCGACGCCCGCCGTGCCCGTCGTGCGGGCGGTCGGTCGCAAGCGGGCGCTCGAGATGCTGTTCACCGGCGCGCCGATCGATGCGCAGACTGCGCTCGACTGGGGGCTCGTGAACCGGGTCGTGCCGCTGCAAGAGCTCGACGCCGAGATCGCGCGCTTCGCGGCGCGGATCGTCGCCGCGAGCCCCGAGACCATCGCGCTCGGCAAGCGCGCCTTCTACCGGCAGCTCGCGCTGCCGGAGGACGACGCCTACGCGCTGGCGGGCGCGGCGATGTGCGAGAACGCGGCGCTCGAGGACGCCCGCGAGGGCATCCGCGCCTTCCTCGAGAAGCGCCGGCCGGTGTGGGGCCGAAAGGGCTGA
- a CDS encoding ABC transporter substrate-binding protein, with protein sequence MTVAALVVTLAWTAVVASAEQTPRAFIQETADEVLAVLKDGSLSSDQKLRRIEDIAYARFDFDTIAKLVLARNWRKLTPEQQKEFIEEFKRHLSVTYGRNIESYRNETIEITGDREEARGDWTVKSKIIRGGGDDILVDYRLRKSDAGQWKVIDVTIEHVSLVANFRSQLQDIVASRGVDEMLRLLREKNASGESILPNDGKPSSGSTQS encoded by the coding sequence GTGACGGTCGCCGCGCTGGTGGTGACGCTCGCGTGGACGGCCGTCGTCGCGTCGGCGGAGCAGACGCCGCGCGCCTTCATCCAGGAGACCGCGGACGAGGTCCTCGCCGTGCTCAAGGACGGCAGCCTGTCCTCCGACCAGAAGCTCCGTCGCATCGAGGACATCGCCTACGCGCGCTTCGACTTCGACACCATCGCCAAGCTGGTGCTGGCGCGGAACTGGCGCAAGCTCACCCCCGAGCAGCAAAAGGAGTTCATCGAGGAGTTCAAGCGGCACCTGTCGGTGACCTACGGCCGCAACATCGAGAGCTACCGCAACGAGACGATCGAGATCACGGGCGACCGCGAAGAGGCGCGCGGCGACTGGACCGTCAAGAGCAAGATCATCCGCGGGGGCGGCGACGACATCCTGGTCGACTACCGGCTCCGCAAGTCCGACGCGGGCCAGTGGAAGGTGATCGACGTCACGATCGAGCACGTCAGCCTGGTCGCGAACTTCCGCTCGCAGCTGCAGGACATCGTCGCGAGCCGCGGCGTCGACGAGATGCTGCGTCTGCTGCGCGAGAAGAACGCGTCCGGGGAGAGCATCCTGCCGAACGACGGCAAGCCGAGCTCGGGGTCGACGCAGAGCTGA